Proteins co-encoded in one Streptomyces sp. NBC_01237 genomic window:
- a CDS encoding MFS transporter — MNTPTTAPPTAAPPTAAPPAVASTARLIGDPTVRGLAALLSVNAVGNGLFLTISTLWFTQALGYSASRVGPALTVAGLCGILASLPAGRACDRWNAKSVLTVLHLLQGAAIALYAVAGSFPVFLALACLATAGSRANATARGTLYAHALHPGLRTRALALLRAVNNVGIGAGAALGSVVLTFDSDAAYRGAICVSAAAFLLALIPLRRISTAARPPAAQAGAARAAALSGPRASHLLRDLPYLAVTALNAVVNTLYVVLEVGLPLWLLTYTNAPHLMVGWLLVTNTALVVALQVRAARGITGPARAARAFRRGGLLVAAACLAAACAAHRSAAIAAAVLLAAVVLLTLGEVASQAGSWTLSYDLAPDHAHGTYQGIYQTGISVSQALGPALLTTFVLPHGTAGWAALAALFAGAALALPAAARRAARGTERRRTNSRRRPEDSAAARY, encoded by the coding sequence ATGAATACGCCCACCACCGCCCCGCCCACTGCTGCCCCGCCCACTGCCGCCCCGCCCGCTGTCGCCTCGACCGCGCGGCTGATCGGCGATCCGACCGTGCGAGGGCTCGCGGCGCTGCTGTCGGTCAACGCCGTCGGCAATGGCCTCTTCCTGACGATCAGCACCTTGTGGTTCACCCAGGCCCTGGGCTATTCCGCCTCGCGGGTCGGGCCGGCACTGACCGTCGCGGGATTGTGCGGGATCCTCGCCTCCCTCCCCGCCGGCCGCGCGTGCGACCGCTGGAACGCCAAGTCCGTCCTGACCGTTCTGCACCTCCTGCAAGGAGCCGCGATCGCCCTGTACGCCGTCGCCGGCTCCTTCCCGGTCTTCCTCGCGCTGGCGTGCCTGGCCACGGCCGGCAGCCGTGCCAACGCCACCGCGCGCGGAACCCTGTACGCCCACGCCCTCCACCCCGGCCTGCGCACCCGCGCCCTGGCCCTGCTGCGGGCGGTCAACAACGTGGGGATCGGGGCGGGCGCCGCCCTCGGATCGGTCGTCCTCACCTTCGACAGCGACGCGGCCTACCGAGGGGCCATCTGCGTGAGCGCCGCCGCGTTCCTCCTCGCGCTGATCCCGCTCCGCCGGATCTCCACCGCAGCCCGGCCCCCGGCCGCGCAGGCCGGGGCGGCACGGGCCGCCGCCCTGTCCGGGCCGCGCGCGTCCCACCTGCTTCGGGATCTGCCCTACCTCGCTGTCACCGCGCTCAACGCGGTCGTCAACACGCTCTACGTCGTCCTCGAAGTGGGCCTGCCCCTGTGGCTCCTCACCTACACGAACGCGCCCCACCTCATGGTCGGCTGGCTCCTGGTCACCAACACCGCCCTGGTCGTCGCCCTGCAGGTCCGTGCCGCCCGCGGCATCACCGGCCCGGCCCGGGCGGCGCGCGCCTTTCGCCGCGGTGGCCTCCTCGTCGCAGCCGCGTGCCTTGCCGCCGCCTGTGCCGCCCACCGCTCAGCGGCCATCGCCGCCGCGGTCCTCCTGGCCGCCGTAGTCCTGCTCACCCTGGGCGAGGTCGCCTCGCAAGCCGGCAGCTGGACCCTCTCCTACGACCTGGCCCCCGACCACGCCCACGGCACCTACCAGGGCATCTACCAGACCGGAATCTCTGTCAGTCAGGCACTCGGCCCGGCCCTGCTGACCACATTCGTCCTTCCTCACGGCACAGCTGGATGGGCGGCCCTCGCAGCCCTCTTCGCCGGCGCGGCGCTCGCCCTTCCGGCCGCCGCCCGCCGGGCAGCACGAGGCACCGAACGGCGTAGGACCAACTCACGGCGCCGGCCCGAGGATTCAGCGGCAGCCAGATACTGA